A window from bacterium encodes these proteins:
- a CDS encoding TetR/AcrR family transcriptional regulator: MRAPISRRTLNKQLTQEAIFEAAMALFGAQGYEATTIEEIAQAAGVSKGTFFNYFPTKDAILAHISVRHLARLIDEQEALLADSRTTRERLKRLFGTLVSRFVAEARDINVSIALAHQRYGRAIEPHPAEVDFSKLLVRLIQEGLAAGELRAELDPVETFRLVMALYSGTMVVWGQVPEADLPKVVLDNLDRLFEGLERLPR; encoded by the coding sequence GTGCGCGCGCCCATCTCTCGTCGAACCCTGAACAAGCAACTGACCCAAGAAGCGATCTTCGAGGCGGCCATGGCCCTCTTCGGGGCGCAGGGCTACGAGGCGACCACCATCGAGGAGATCGCGCAGGCCGCCGGCGTCTCGAAGGGGACGTTCTTCAACTACTTCCCGACCAAGGATGCGATCCTCGCCCATATCAGCGTCCGCCATCTGGCGCGCCTGATCGATGAGCAGGAGGCCCTGCTCGCGGATTCCCGGACCACCCGGGAGCGCTTGAAGCGACTTTTCGGCACCCTGGTCTCGCGCTTCGTCGCCGAGGCCCGGGACATCAACGTCTCGATCGCCTTGGCCCACCAGCGCTACGGCCGTGCGATCGAGCCTCACCCGGCGGAGGTGGACTTCTCGAAGCTCCTGGTGCGCCTCATCCAGGAGGGGCTCGCAGCCGGAGAGCTGCGTGCCGAGCTGGATCCCGTGGAGACGTTCCGCCTGGTGATGGCCCTCTACTCGGGGACCATGGTGGTCTGGGGCCAGGTGCCCGAGGCGGACCTGCCCAAGGTCGTCCTGGACAATCTCGATCGTCTCTTCGAAGGGCTCGAGCGCTTGCCGCGCTAG